In Arvicanthis niloticus isolate mArvNil1 chromosome 4, mArvNil1.pat.X, whole genome shotgun sequence, a single window of DNA contains:
- the Rbm15 gene encoding RNA-binding protein 15 — protein MRSAGREPLPRRSPRWRRASPLCETSAGWRVSQLRRDDLRRPSTMKGKERSPVKPKRSRGGEDSSSRGERSKKLGGSGGSNGSSSGKTDSGGSRRSLHLDKSSSRGGSREYDTGGGSSSSRLHSYSSPSTKNSSGGGESRSSSRGGGGESRSSGAASSAPGGGDGVEYKTLKISELGSQLSDEAVEDGLFHEFKRFGDVSVKISHLSGSGSGDERVAFVNFRRPEDARAAKHARGRLVLYDRPLKIEAVYVSRRRSRSPLDKDAYAPSSSVVGTSVGSHRHAPGGGGGQRSLSPGGAALGYRDYRLQQLALGRLPPPPPPPLPRELERERDYPFYDRVRPAYSLEPRVGAGAGAAPFREVDEISPEDDQRANRTLFLGNLDITVTENDLRRAFDRFGVITEVDIKRPSRGQTSTYGFLKFENLDMSHRAKLAMSGKIIIRNPIKIGYGKATPTTRLWVGGLGPWVPLAALAREFDRFGTIRTIDYRKGDSWAYIQYESLDAAHAAWTHMRGFPLGGPDRRLRVDFADTEHRYQQQYLQPLPLTHYELVTDTFGHRAPDPLRSARDRTPPLLYRDRDRDLYPDSDWVPPPPPVRERSARAATSAVTAYEPLDSLDRRRDGWSLDRDRGDRDLPSSRDQPRKRRLPEESGGRHLDRSPESDRPRKQRHCTPSPDRSPELSSNRDRYNSDNDRSSRLLLLERPSPVRDRRGSLEKSQSDKRDRKNSASAERDRKHRTAAPTEGKNPLKKEDRSDGNAPSASTSSSKQKPPSQKQDGGTAPVAASSPKLCLAWQGMLLLKNSNFPSNMHLLQGDLQVASSLLVEGSTGGKVAQLKITQRLRLDQPKLDEVTRRIKVAGPNGYAILLAVPGSSDSRSSSSSATSDTAASTQRPLRNLVSYLKQKQAAGVISLPVGGNKDKENTGVLHAFPPCEFSQQFLDSPAKALAKSEEDYLVMIIVRAKLVNSG, from the exons ATGAGGTCTGCGGGGCGGGAGCCTTTGCCGCGGCGGAGTCCAAGATGGCGGCGTGCGAGTCCGCTGTGTGAAACGAGCGCGGGGTGGCGGGTTAGTCAGCTCCGCAGAGACGACCTCCGGCGACCCTCAACAATGAAAGGAAAGGAGCGCTCGCCAGTCAAGCCCAAGCGCTCCCGTGGCGGTGAGGACTCCAGTTCTCGTGGGGAACGGAGCAAGAAGTTAGGGGGCTCTGGCGGCAGCAATGGGAGCAGCAGCGGGAAGACGGACAGCGGCGGGTCGCGGCGGAGCCTTCATCTGGACAAGTCCAGCAGCCGAGGCGGCAGCCGCGAGTATGACACTGGTGGGGGCAGCTCCAGCAGCCGCTTGCATAGTTACAGCTCCCCAAGCACCAAAAATTCCTCAGGCGGGGGCGAGTCGCGCAGCAGCTCCCGGGGTGGAGGCGGGGAGTCACGTTCCTCCGGGGCCGCCTCCTCAGCGCCTGGCGGCGGGGACGGCGTGGAGTACAAGACCCTGAAGATAAGCGAATTGGGGTCCCAGCTGAGTGACGAAGCGGTGGAGGACGGACTGTTTCACGAGTTCAAACGCTTCGGTGATGTAAGTGTCAAAATCAGTCATCTCTCAGGTTCTGGCAGCGGGGATGAGCGGGTAGCCTTTGTGAACTTCCGGAGGCCAGAGGACGCGAGGGCGGCCAAGCATGCCAGAGGCCGCCTGGTGCTCTATGACCGGCCTCTGAAGATAGAAGCCGTGTATGTGAGCCGGCGCCGCAGCCGCTCCCCGTTAGACAAAGATGCTTACGCTCCGTCGTCCAGCGTGGTCGGAACCTCTGTAGGTAGCCACAGGCACGCCCCTGGAGGAGGCGGAGGTCAGAGATCGCTTTCCCCTGGCGGGGCTGCTTTGGGATACAGAGACTACCGGTTGCAGCAGTTGGCTCTCGGCCGCCTGCCTCCTCCACCCCCGCCACCATTGCCCCGAGAGCTGGAAAGAGAACGAGACTATCCGTTCTATGACAGAGTGCGCCCGGCTTATAGTCTTGAGCCGAGGGTGGGAGCTGGAGCAGGTGCTGCTCCTTTCCGAGAAGTGGATGAGATATCACCTGAGGATGATCAGCGTGCCAACCGGACACTTTTCTTGGGTAACTTAGATATCACTGTGACAGAAAATGATCTCAGAAGGGCTTTTGATCGTTTTGGAGTCATCACAGAAGTGGACATTAAGAGGCCTTCTCGTGGCCAGACCAGTACCTATGGCTTTCTCAAATTTGAGAATCTAGACATGTCTCACAGGGCCAAACTAGCAATGTCTGGCAAAATTATAATTCGGAATCCAATCAAGATTGGTTATGGTAAAGCAACACCCACTACCCGACTTTGGGTGGGTGGTCTGGGACCTTGGGTGCCTCTTGCTGCCCTGGCACGAGAATTTGATCGATTTGGCACCATTCGAACCATAGACTACCGAAAAGGTGACAGTTGGGCATATATACAGTATGAAAGCTTGGATGCAGCTCATGCTGCCTGGACCCATATGCGTGGATTCCCGCTAGGTGGCCCAGATCGTCGCCTTAGGGTAGACTTTGCAGACACAGAACATCGTTACCAGCAGCAATATCTTCAGCCTCTGCCCTTGACTCATTATGAACTAGTGACAGATACTTTTGGACATCGAGCACCTGACCCTTTGAGGAGTGCTCGGGACAGGACACCACCCTTACTATACAGAGATCGTGATAGGGACCTTTATCCTGATTCTGATTGGGTGCCACCCCCACCACCGGTTCGAGAACGAAGTGCTCGTGCTGCAACTAGTGCTGTCACTGCTTATGAGCCACTGGATAGCTTGGATCGAAGGAGGGATGGCTGGTCATTGGACAGGGACAGAGGTGATCGGGATTTGCCCAGCAGCAGGGACCAGCCAAGGAAGCGAAGGCTGCCTGAGGAAAGTGGAGGACGGCATCTTGATAGATCACCTGAGAGTGACCGGCCTCGAAAACAGCGTCACTGCACTCCTTCTCCCGACCGAAGTCCAGAACTGAGCAGTAACAGAGATCGGTATAACAGTGACAATGATCGATCATCTCGTCTTCTACTCTTGGAAAGGCCTTCCCCAGTCAGAGATAGACGGGGCAGTTTGGAGAAGAGCCAGAGTGACAAGCGAGATCGTAAAAACTCCGCATCAGCTGAACGGGATAGGAAGCACCGGACAGCTGCTCCCACAGAGGGAAAAAACCCTCTGAAAAAGGAAGACCGATCTGATGGCAATGCACCCAGTGCCAGCACTTCTTCATCAAAGCAGAAGCCACCTTCCCAGAAACAGGATGGAGGGACAGCTCCTGTGGCAGCATCCTCCCCCAAACTCTGTTTGGCTTGGCAGGGCATGCTTCTACTGAAGAACAGCAACTTCCCTTCCAACATGCATCTATTGCAGGGTGACCTCCAAGTTGCTAGCAGTCTACTTGTGGAGGGTTCAACTGGAGGCAAAGTAGCCCAGCTCAAGATCACTCAACGGCTCCGTTTGGACCAGCCCAAGTTGGATGAAGTAACTCGTCGCATCAAAGTGGCAGGGCCTAATGGTTATGCCATTCTCCTGGCTGTACCTGGAAGTTCTGACAGccgatcctcctcttcctcagccaCATCAGACACTGCCGCCTCTACTCAGAGGCCACTTAGGAACCTTGTGTCCTATTTAAAGCAAAAGCAGGCAGCTGGGGTGATCAGCCTCCCTGTGGGAGGCAATAAAGACAAGGAAAACACCGGGGTTCTTCATGCCTTCCCACCTTGTGAGTTCTCTCAGCAGTTCCTGGATTCCCCTGCCAAGGCACTGGCCAAATCTGAAGAAGATTACCTGGTCATGATCATTGTCCGTG CAAAACTGGTGAACAGCGGATGA